The stretch of DNA GTATCTATAAGTGCCATGTAAAATTCTTATAAAGGATAATCATATTTCCCAAGTTCAAGGTCATACTTTTTATCTAAATAATTATTTGATTCCTGATAATATGATTTTAAATATTCTATAAATTTTTTGTCAATAATTTTTTTCTTGGATTTAGCAAAAAAGAAAGGGTCAAATGTATTTTGTAAAAAAGAGCGAAACATTGGATGAAAAAATTTGCCGGGCATAATTGCTCCAGTATTCATAGGGCTTTTTAAAAACTGATTTGCAAATCGTAACAATCCAACCGAAAAAGGAGACAGACTACGATTTACCTTAAAATTTTTTAAATCTCCATCAAAATCCTTAACACCAATAAATAAGAATAACTCTGAAAGATATTTCTCAGGATTTTTTTTTAGATGCTCATAAGTTTTTACAAAAACAGAATCTTGACCGAAAATATCAGAATAATAATCAAGAAGTTTGTGATATTTCAAATAATTAAGAGAAAAACTAACAGGCTTGGGAGCAGGCAATTCAATGAATTTTTTAAAATTACAATTCCCACCTTGATTAACATATTGTTTGTAAAGTGAGTCAATCATGGCAATTTGATTTCTAACAGTGATAATAATTTTTGCATCAGGAAAAATTTCTTTCAAATTATCAGCTATTCTTTTACTGTTAAAACCCCTTTTAAAAACATCACCAGAAAGACTTTCAATTGATATTAGCACAGGTTTTTCTTTATCAATATTTAATTCAGAATATTTTTTTTTAAATGATTCAGGATTAAAATCCAAATCATCAATATATCTAAGGTCGAGAAGCCACTTATTTTCATTTTTATAATGGTCTAAATAATTTATCTCCTTATGAAAAGGAAAAATAAACCTTTGCAACCATGTTGTTGCTGTTTTGGGATAACCGATATGAATAAATACTTTGCTCATTTTTATCCTGATATTTTTTTAACGGCTGTTTTGTACTCTTCCCACTGCCCCACATCAATGTATGAATTTTCAGAAACGGGATACACACCAATACTTTTACCTTGCTTCTTCAACTCATTTATTAGGTCTGTAATATGATAAAATATATTTTCAGGAATAAATTCCAATACTTCAGGTTCAAGAAGATACATTCCTGTATTAATTA from Bacteroidota bacterium encodes:
- a CDS encoding sulfotransferase, which codes for MSKVFIHIGYPKTATTWLQRFIFPFHKEINYLDHYKNENKWLLDLRYIDDLDFNPESFKKKYSELNIDKEKPVLISIESLSGDVFKRGFNSKRIADNLKEIFPDAKIIITVRNQIAMIDSLYKQYVNQGGNCNFKKFIELPAPKPVSFSLNYLKYHKLLDYYSDIFGQDSVFVKTYEHLKKNPEKYLSELFLFIGVKDFDGDLKNFKVNRSLSPFSVGLLRFANQFLKSPMNTGAIMPGKFFHPMFRSFLQNTFDPFFFAKSKKKIIDKKFIEYLKSYYQESNNYLDKKYDLELGKYDYPL